Part of the Propionimicrobium sp. PCR01-08-3 genome, CCGCGGCACGGACTCGCTGACCATCAACGGTGGCACCATAGCCATCGATGCGACCGGTGACGGAATGAAATCCAGCAACGACACCGACCAGGGCATGGGACAACTCACAATCACCGGCGGCGACATCACCATCTCGACCGGGGATGACGCGGTGAAAGCCGAGCAGCAGATCACAATCGGCGGCGGCACCCTCAACATCACCCAGTCAGTTGAGGGCATCGAGGCTCCGGTCATCGTTATCGACGATGGCACGATTACCCTCAATGCCTCCGATGACGGCATCAACGCCTCGACCTCGGCAATCATCACGAGCGGACTGAGTGTCACCATCAACGGCGGCAGCCTCACCATCGTGATGGGTGAAGGTGACACCGACGCCATCGACAGCAACGGCGACCTGACGATCAACGACGGCACCATCGACATCACCGCACAGTCGCCGTTCGATTACGACGGCACCGGCGCGCTCAACGGTGGAACCGTCACCGTCAACGGAGAGCAGGTGAGCGAGCTCACCAACCAGATGATGGGCGGTGGCATGGGAGGCGGAATGGCTGGCGGCCCCGGCGCGAGGTAGTCGATTCAGGCCATGAACAAGGGGTCCGGCATCGTGATGGTGCCGGACCCTATTGGGTTGTTCCACCGAAGGACACTGCGTCGATGTGTCAGTGTCCGACTCGATTCAACCCCGTGTGGCTAGGCGCTCAGCATCAGTCACATCGTCACCTATGGACGATTCCCCGAGGGGGCGCCCGACCAGTCGCCGTGCGGATAGGTGCTCAGCCGTCGATCTGGAAACCCGGCTCATACTTTGCGTATCGCGCGAGGACACGCCGGCTCCTGTGCTCAGGCCTCCAGGTAGCGGACGAGCGTCCGGACTGCATCGCGTCCGGCCCGGTTGGCCCCGACGGTTGATTGCGAGGGGCCGTATCCGATCAGATGGACGCGAGGTTCCCCAGCGACCTGGGTGCCTTTCATCTGGATCCCGCCACGTTCGTTCTTCAATCCCAGCGAATCAAGGTGACTGATATCGGGCCGGAATCCCGTTGCCCACAAGATGACGTCAACCGGTGTGAATGAGCCATCCGCCTCGCGTACGCCGCCAGCCTCGATAGCGGCGAACATCGGATGCCGGACGAGCGCTCCGCGATCTTGAGCGGCGATCGCATAGGGCGACCACATCAATCCCGTGTTTGCCACGATGCTGCCCGGCGGTTCGCCGGCTTCGACGGCCTTGGTTGCCTTGGCGATGACTTCGCGTCCTTCGATTTCGGGACGAAACGGGCCCTCTCGAAAAACCGGTTCCTCGCGGGTAAACCAGAATGTGGTGGCCACTCGCGAGATTTCCTCGAGTTGCTGAATAGCCGAGATTCCGCCGCCGACGATCGCCACCCGCTGGCCCGCGAATTCCTCGAGAGACACGTACTCGCGGGTATGTAGCTGACGTCCTGTGAAGGTGTTTTGGCCGGGGTAGTGGGGTAACACAGGGTTGTTCCACGTGCCGGTCGCGTTGATGAATGCGCGGGTGCGCCAAGGCCCTCGATCGGTTTCGACGATCAGTTTGCCGCGGGGATCATCGTCCGCGCGGGTAACAGATGTGACTCTCACCGGGCGCAGGATCGGCAGCCGGTTGCGCCGCTCGAAGTCGGCGAAGTAGGCGGGTATCGCGTCCTTGCTGGGTTGATCGGGATCGATTTCAGGCGTCGGGAAGCCCGGCAAGCCGAAGATGCCGTTGACCGTCGCCATCCGCAGTGACTTCCAGCGATGCTGCCATGCGCCACCGGGAGCAGGATTCTGGTCCAATATCACGAAGGTGCGGTCCGCTGAATCATCATCTGCGGACCCGAACCCGCGCCGTTCCAGGTGATAACCGGCCGAAAGACCCGCCTGCCCGGCCCCGATCACCACGACCGTTGTATGCCTCATGCGGCGTCCGCAAGGTTGCCTCTAACAGAAGCCGAATCGGCGTCTCCCATAGCTCGACCTTAGCCCGGATCCGCGACGCGTCCTGGTCTTCGG contains:
- a CDS encoding NAD(P)-binding domain-containing protein, which codes for MRHTTVVVIGAGQAGLSAGYHLERRGFGSADDDSADRTFVILDQNPAPGGAWQHRWKSLRMATVNGIFGLPGFPTPEIDPDQPSKDAIPAYFADFERRNRLPILRPVRVTSVTRADDDPRGKLIVETDRGPWRTRAFINATGTWNNPVLPHYPGQNTFTGRQLHTREYVSLEEFAGQRVAIVGGGISAIQQLEEISRVATTFWFTREEPVFREGPFRPEIEGREVIAKATKAVEAGEPPGSIVANTGLMWSPYAIAAQDRGALVRHPMFAAIEAGGVREADGSFTPVDVILWATGFRPDISHLDSLGLKNERGGIQMKGTQVAGEPRVHLIGYGPSQSTVGANRAGRDAVRTLVRYLEA